A window of the Haloarcula rubripromontorii genome harbors these coding sequences:
- a CDS encoding response regulator — MEPGDSLSILHVDDDAALGALVETYLERDDSGLDCVVTTETNPETALSLIRSPETDFDCVVSDYNMPEMNGIDFLEAVRETHQELPVLLFSGEETGDIAAEIIQAGVTDYLKKSVGTDQYTSLIRRVEHAVDSGGSFEPDGKVELSGVGVIGTDERFERVDETYASYYGYGSEELVGKHWSELHPSNEVQHIRTHVIPVVRSGGKWTGQSKGLRADETTFTESKMVTALEGGRMLIAVDEIDDSRLAEQE, encoded by the coding sequence ATGGAGCCAGGTGACTCCCTATCGATACTCCACGTCGACGACGACGCGGCGCTGGGAGCCCTCGTCGAGACGTATCTCGAACGGGACGACAGCGGCCTCGACTGCGTCGTCACAACGGAGACGAACCCCGAGACCGCGCTGTCGCTGATTCGGTCGCCGGAGACGGACTTCGATTGTGTCGTCAGTGACTACAACATGCCGGAGATGAACGGCATCGACTTCCTCGAAGCCGTTCGGGAGACCCATCAGGAGTTGCCGGTGCTGCTGTTCTCCGGAGAGGAGACCGGTGACATCGCCGCCGAAATCATTCAGGCCGGTGTCACCGACTACCTCAAGAAATCCGTCGGAACAGACCAGTACACGTCGCTCATCCGCCGGGTCGAACACGCCGTCGACTCGGGGGGCAGTTTCGAGCCCGACGGAAAGGTCGAACTCAGCGGCGTCGGCGTCATCGGCACAGACGAACGCTTCGAGCGAGTCGACGAAACCTACGCCTCGTACTACGGCTACGGATCGGAGGAACTCGTCGGCAAGCACTGGTCGGAACTCCACCCGAGCAACGAGGTCCAGCACATCAGAACGCACGTCATCCCTGTCGTCAGAAGCGGCGGGAAGTGGACTGGCCAGAGCAAAGGGTTGCGGGCCGACGAAACCACGTTCACCGAGTCGAAGATGGTGACGGCGCTTGAGGGCGGCCGGATGCTGATTGCCGTCGACGAAATTGACGATTCGAGGCTGGCCGAACAGGAGTGA
- the npdG gene encoding NADPH-dependent F420 reductase produces the protein MDIALLGGTGDIGQGLALRWADDTNHTIIIGSRKAQKAANKAEEYEAELASRGHDDPSIAGLVNEEAAARADVVVAAVPAYHLTDTIDAVADELDDATLVAPAVGMQRDEDGFHYNRPGAGSVTQLAENAAPDDTPVVGAFHNLAAGRLANLDADLDWDTIVVGDDTDAKDTVCELAEGIEGIRALDGGPLANAAEIEGLTPLLINVARHNDGMHDLGVKFQ, from the coding sequence ATGGACATCGCGTTGCTTGGCGGTACTGGAGACATCGGCCAAGGCCTCGCCCTCCGCTGGGCTGACGATACCAACCACACGATCATCATCGGCTCCCGGAAAGCACAGAAGGCAGCGAACAAAGCCGAGGAGTACGAGGCAGAGCTGGCCAGCCGCGGCCACGATGACCCGTCGATCGCCGGCCTGGTGAACGAGGAGGCCGCCGCCCGCGCCGACGTGGTCGTTGCCGCCGTCCCGGCGTACCACCTCACCGACACCATCGACGCCGTCGCCGACGAACTCGATGACGCCACGCTCGTCGCCCCCGCGGTCGGGATGCAACGCGACGAGGACGGGTTCCACTACAATCGCCCCGGGGCCGGCAGCGTCACGCAACTGGCCGAAAACGCCGCCCCCGACGACACCCCCGTGGTCGGCGCGTTCCACAACCTCGCGGCCGGCCGACTGGCCAACCTCGACGCCGACCTCGACTGGGACACCATCGTCGTCGGCGACGACACCGACGCCAAAGACACCGTCTGTGAACTCGCCGAGGGCATCGAGGGCATCCGTGCGCTTGACGGCGGGCCGCTCGCCAACGCCGCTGAAATCGAGGGGCTGACGCCGCTGCTCATCAACGTCGCCCGCCACAACGACGGGATGCACGACCTCGGCGTGAAGTTCCAATAG
- a CDS encoding TIGR01548 family HAD-type hydrolase: protein MQVDAVVLDIDGVLVDVADSYRRAIVESIDRVYGDTIEKAAIQQFKDAGGFNNDWELTDAAALFVLAGRESAVSDLAAFTDAIAERGGGLDAAEAVVRDLLDDPAETRVFDAWNPDRLRDVFQTLYLGSDLYRDIEGGEPPFAAPGYIHDEPLLVDDETLSALQDRFAVGVVTGRPAAEADIALDRVGLDLPAEHRFTMDDWEEGKPHPAALRTLAERFDAERVAFAGDTLDDVATAVNADEADDDRVYYGIGVLTGGLTGDAGRQTFANNGASAVVESITDLPELLDTA from the coding sequence ATGCAAGTCGACGCGGTCGTCCTCGACATCGACGGCGTGCTGGTGGACGTAGCCGACTCCTATCGCCGCGCCATCGTCGAATCCATCGACCGGGTGTACGGCGATACAATCGAGAAGGCGGCGATCCAGCAGTTCAAGGACGCCGGCGGGTTCAACAACGACTGGGAACTGACCGACGCCGCGGCGCTTTTCGTCCTCGCCGGCCGCGAGTCCGCCGTCTCCGACCTGGCGGCCTTTACCGACGCCATCGCCGAGCGGGGCGGCGGCCTCGACGCGGCCGAGGCGGTAGTCCGTGACCTGCTCGACGACCCGGCTGAAACGCGAGTCTTCGACGCCTGGAACCCCGACCGGCTCCGTGACGTGTTCCAGACGCTGTATCTCGGGTCGGACCTCTACCGGGACATCGAGGGCGGTGAGCCGCCGTTTGCCGCGCCGGGCTACATCCACGACGAGCCGCTGCTGGTCGACGACGAGACGCTGTCGGCCCTGCAGGACCGCTTCGCCGTCGGCGTCGTCACCGGCCGGCCCGCGGCCGAGGCCGACATCGCGCTCGACCGAGTCGGCCTCGATTTGCCCGCGGAGCACCGCTTCACGATGGACGACTGGGAGGAGGGCAAGCCCCACCCGGCCGCCCTGCGGACGCTCGCCGAACGCTTCGACGCCGAGCGGGTTGCCTTCGCCGGGGACACCCTCGACGACGTGGCGACGGCAGTCAACGCCGACGAAGCCGACGACGACCGCGTCTACTACGGTATCGGCGTCCTGACAGGCGGGCTGACCGGCGATGCCGGCCGACAGACGTTCGCTAACAACGGCGCGAGCGCCGTCGTCGAGTCGATCACCGACCTGCCCGAACTGCTCGACACGGCATAA
- a CDS encoding UPF0146 family protein, with protein MYDVTDTTGPLVDRLASVDSVVEVGIGNRPDVAGRLVERGVDVTATDIVEREVPDGVAFVVDDILDPDRSVYADADVVFARNLPPELHRPTLAVADAAGAAFWFTTLGGDQPTVAVDREQFPGGETLYRARDSKALE; from the coding sequence TTGTACGACGTGACCGACACTACCGGCCCGCTCGTTGACCGACTGGCGTCCGTCGATTCCGTCGTCGAAGTCGGCATCGGAAACCGCCCTGACGTAGCCGGCCGACTGGTCGAGCGGGGCGTCGACGTGACGGCGACGGACATCGTCGAGCGGGAGGTCCCCGACGGGGTCGCGTTCGTCGTTGATGACATCCTCGACCCCGACCGGTCTGTGTATGCGGATGCAGATGTCGTGTTCGCCCGGAATCTCCCGCCGGAACTGCACCGGCCGACGCTGGCAGTCGCCGACGCCGCCGGGGCGGCGTTCTGGTTCACGACGCTGGGCGGGGACCAGCCGACGGTCGCCGTCGACCGGGAGCAGTTCCCGGGCGGGGAGACGCTGTACCGGGCGCGAGATAGCAAGGCGCTTGAGTGA